The following proteins are encoded in a genomic region of Amycolatopsis sulphurea:
- a CDS encoding fatty acid desaturase, with translation MRELTGTVPLGSTERWTDRKRYLWLIGLVVPSLAFLALGLHAATGWGVWFWIGPIVILVVVPAIDLIAGLDRSNPPDDVIEALEQDRYYRWITYLFLPIQYLGFGFACWLIVHGGLSVVDKIGLAVSIGCIGGIGINTAHELGHKKESHERWLSKIALAQSFYGHFYIEHNRGHHVRVATPEDPASSRVGESFYRFWPRTVFGSLKSSWRLERKRYARRSRHPYRIGNDVLNAWLMSAVLWAAMLAWLGIGVLPYLLIQAVVGFSLLEVVNYMEHYGMLRQRVGQAGRRRYERVNPSHSWNSNNIATNVLLYHLQRHSDHHANPTRRYQTLRDFAESPVLPTGYAGMIVLALIPPLWRRVMDPRVRAHFDGDLSRANIQPSKRDKILARQGVSASRPAAELSDVHGDAAEGGMCPGCGYVYDEHRGDPREGFPAGTAWSAIPDSWCCPDCGVREKVDFVAPGRMRT, from the coding sequence ATGCGCGAGCTGACCGGCACGGTGCCCCTCGGCTCGACCGAACGGTGGACCGACCGCAAGCGGTACCTGTGGCTGATTGGGCTCGTCGTGCCGTCGCTGGCGTTCCTCGCCCTCGGCCTGCACGCGGCCACCGGCTGGGGCGTGTGGTTCTGGATCGGGCCGATCGTGATCCTGGTCGTGGTGCCCGCGATCGACCTGATCGCCGGGCTGGACCGGAGCAACCCGCCGGACGACGTCATCGAGGCTTTGGAGCAGGATCGCTACTACCGGTGGATCACCTACCTGTTCCTGCCCATCCAGTACCTCGGGTTCGGCTTCGCCTGCTGGCTGATCGTCCACGGCGGACTGTCCGTTGTGGACAAGATCGGGCTGGCGGTGTCGATCGGCTGCATCGGCGGGATCGGCATCAATACCGCACACGAACTGGGGCACAAGAAGGAAAGCCACGAGCGCTGGCTGTCCAAGATCGCGCTGGCGCAGAGTTTCTACGGGCACTTCTACATCGAACACAACCGCGGCCACCACGTTCGTGTGGCCACCCCGGAGGATCCGGCCAGCAGCCGCGTCGGCGAGAGCTTCTACCGGTTCTGGCCACGCACCGTCTTCGGCTCGCTGAAGTCGTCGTGGCGGCTGGAGCGCAAGCGTTACGCGCGGCGCAGCCGGCATCCGTACCGGATCGGCAATGACGTGCTCAACGCGTGGCTGATGTCGGCGGTACTGTGGGCGGCTATGCTCGCCTGGCTGGGCATCGGTGTCCTGCCGTACCTGCTGATCCAGGCAGTGGTCGGGTTTTCCCTGCTGGAAGTCGTGAACTACATGGAGCACTACGGGATGCTCCGGCAGCGGGTCGGACAAGCGGGACGGCGCCGGTACGAGCGGGTGAATCCCAGCCACAGCTGGAATTCGAACAATATCGCCACGAACGTGCTGCTGTACCACCTGCAGCGGCACAGCGATCACCACGCCAATCCGACCCGGCGTTACCAGACCTTGCGTGATTTCGCCGAATCCCCGGTGCTGCCCACCGGTTACGCCGGGATGATCGTGCTCGCGCTCATTCCCCCGCTGTGGCGCCGCGTGATGGACCCGAGGGTCCGCGCGCACTTCGACGGCGACCTCAGCCGGGCCAACATCCAACCGAGCAAGCGCGACAAGATCCTTGCCCGACAAGGAGTCTCCGCGTCCAGACCGGCCGCCGAGCTGTCCGATGTGCACGGTGACGCGGCCGAAGGCGGGATGTGCCCCGGATGCGGCTACGTCTACGACGAGCACCGCGGCGACCCACGCGAGGGTTTCCCGGCGGGCACTGCGTGGTCGGCGATCCCGGACTCGTGGTGCTGTCCCGACTGCGGGGTAAGGGAAAAAGTAGACTTCGTGGCTCCAGGCAGGATGCGTACGTGA
- a CDS encoding LysR family transcriptional regulator: MEIHHLRYFLAVARELNFTRAARSLHMSVPPLSQRIRDLERELGEPLFDRSTHHTRLSAAGEALLPLAESVVSGFDAIPERIQSRDRRTDVRLAVPDVLNPLHRRRLSDSLRSMQEGYRFSLRQMPSLNMESALLANSLDLAISHLGTTDDRLSTIVLYREPLGAVVDTSLFPGRTSLTLADLRGFQYLQGPRHWDLGERRAEQLAARGVQVDPDAQFSDLSGLQIFLRSTKSFALAPLESNTALALDPAECTVLPVEDLAATLTTFLLRRTAQTAMDPVVEVLRHAR; encoded by the coding sequence GTGGAGATCCACCATCTTCGGTACTTCCTCGCGGTCGCGCGCGAGCTGAACTTCACCCGCGCGGCACGGTCGTTGCACATGTCCGTGCCGCCGCTCAGCCAGCGCATCCGGGACCTCGAACGAGAGCTGGGCGAGCCGCTGTTCGACCGATCCACGCACCACACCCGGCTCTCCGCGGCCGGTGAGGCGCTGCTGCCGCTCGCCGAGTCGGTCGTTTCCGGGTTCGACGCCATTCCCGAGCGCATCCAGTCCCGGGACCGGCGCACGGACGTGCGGCTGGCGGTGCCCGACGTGCTCAACCCCCTGCACCGCCGCCGGCTCAGCGATTCGCTTCGGTCCATGCAGGAGGGCTACCGGTTCAGCCTGCGCCAGATGCCGTCGCTGAACATGGAATCCGCGCTGCTGGCCAACTCCCTCGACCTGGCGATCTCGCACCTGGGCACCACCGACGACCGGCTGTCCACCATCGTGCTCTACCGCGAGCCGCTCGGCGCCGTGGTGGACACCTCCCTGTTCCCCGGCCGGACCTCGCTGACCCTCGCCGACCTGCGTGGCTTCCAGTACCTGCAGGGACCGCGGCACTGGGACCTCGGCGAGCGGCGGGCCGAGCAGTTGGCCGCCCGTGGCGTGCAGGTCGACCCGGACGCGCAGTTCTCCGATCTCAGCGGCCTGCAGATCTTCCTGCGCAGCACGAAGAGCTTCGCACTGGCACCGCTCGAATCGAACACCGCGCTCGCGCTCGATCCGGCCGAATGCACGGTGCTGCCGGTCGAGGACCTCGCCGCGACGCTGACCACGTTCCTGCTCCGCCGCACCGCGCAAACCGCGATGGACCCGGTGGTGGAGGTCCTCCGCCACGCCCGCTGA
- a CDS encoding acyl-CoA dehydrogenase family protein: MDLELSPADREFRDGLREVFLGKIPEDVRRRSTLGRTTREDIVTSQRVLNQHGLAVPHWPREWGGRGWTPTQSHLYSAELQRAGIPQPLAFNVSMVGPIIAEFGSAEQKRKFLPATANLDIWWSQGFSEPEAGSDLAGLRTTARRDGDHYVLNGQKTWTTLGQYGDWMFVLARTDPDAPRKQQGLSFLLLDLNTPGVERRPIRLIDGSAEVNEFFFDDVRLPVENLVGEENKGWSYAKFLLGNERNGIAQIGASQRIYADLAAAATRRPTEDGPLAGDPQFRAALHRVKTTLLALEATQLRVTAASENGKASPVSSLLKLEGTQALQELSLLRMRAAGSDGMLLDTEAPLPSGEAAAVSAAQYLNLRKLSIFGGSNEIQRGVIAKTILGL, from the coding sequence ATGGACCTGGAGCTTTCCCCCGCGGATCGCGAGTTCCGCGACGGGCTGCGCGAGGTGTTCCTCGGCAAGATCCCGGAGGACGTCCGCCGGCGCAGCACGCTGGGCCGGACCACCCGCGAGGACATCGTCACCAGCCAGCGCGTGCTCAACCAGCACGGGCTCGCCGTGCCGCACTGGCCGCGGGAATGGGGCGGCCGCGGCTGGACGCCGACCCAATCGCACCTGTACTCCGCGGAACTGCAGCGGGCGGGCATCCCGCAACCGCTGGCGTTCAACGTGAGCATGGTCGGCCCGATCATCGCCGAGTTCGGCAGCGCCGAGCAGAAGCGCAAGTTCCTGCCCGCCACCGCGAATCTGGACATCTGGTGGTCGCAGGGCTTCTCCGAGCCGGAGGCCGGTTCCGACCTCGCCGGGCTGCGCACCACCGCGCGCCGCGACGGCGACCACTACGTGCTCAACGGCCAGAAGACCTGGACCACGCTCGGTCAGTACGGCGACTGGATGTTCGTGCTCGCGCGGACCGATCCGGACGCCCCGCGCAAGCAGCAGGGCCTGTCCTTCCTGCTGCTCGACCTGAACACCCCGGGCGTCGAACGCCGGCCGATCCGGCTGATCGACGGCAGCGCCGAGGTCAACGAGTTCTTCTTCGACGACGTCCGGCTGCCGGTGGAGAACCTGGTCGGCGAGGAGAACAAGGGCTGGAGCTACGCGAAGTTCCTGCTCGGCAACGAGCGCAACGGTATCGCGCAGATCGGTGCCTCCCAGCGGATCTACGCCGACCTCGCGGCGGCTGCCACCCGGCGGCCGACCGAGGACGGCCCGCTCGCCGGGGATCCGCAGTTCCGCGCCGCGCTGCACCGGGTCAAGACCACCCTGCTCGCGCTGGAGGCCACCCAGCTGCGGGTGACCGCCGCGTCCGAGAACGGCAAGGCCAGCCCGGTGTCCTCGCTGCTGAAGCTGGAGGGCACGCAGGCGTTGCAGGAGCTGAGCCTGCTCCGGATGCGTGCCGCCGGTTCGGACGGCATGCTGCTGGACACGGAGGCACCGCTGCCGTCCGGTGAGGCCGCCGCGGTCTCCGCGGCGCAGTACCTCAACCTGCGCAAGCTGTCGATTTTCGGCGGCTCCAACGAAATCCAGCGCGGCGTCATCGCCAAGACGATCCTCGGTCTGTAA